Genomic DNA from Papilio machaon chromosome 14, ilPapMach1.1, whole genome shotgun sequence:
tataatttatatttcgtattaaataattggATGTGTATGTTtaacatatattgttattattgacTTTACCGGATCAACGCTGTCTTCATTATTAGGCGCAGTTGCTAATTCATTAGTATTCACCTCTTCGATTTCTTCTTCAATGCCATCACTAAAATGTACGACTTTAATAGgatgttttattgtaacattaacTTGATCCGTAGTTTCAACATATCTCGTTTCCATGTTgaacaatgtaaaatataatttgattgaGACGGAAAGATTCGGGCAGGATTATGAATCACTTATTTAGTATTCTAGAAAGATTCACAGTCTAAAATTACGACTTATTCTACATTACATTCTATACTACAAACTACAAAGACACTGTTTATTTACATGTCGATGTTCATTGTCACTGTCACTGTCAGTCACTGTCAGCTGTCGGACAGCTGTCAGTGCTACTGTCATTATTATCAAaagaaaatgattaaaaaatcttgCCAGTTTTAAAAATCCAAGTAAAAGTATTCTTTTGAAAGTTTAACTGTAAGAATATACATACttccttaattaaattaatattgagcGAGTAGAGTtatgaacaatatttttcaacatGTTTGCACATTCCAACTGACTGATTAGCACTTGACAACTTGTTAGAGTTTACTTACTATTCTTTCAACTTGACATTTCACTTTGACATTATCATTACATTGATTGATATGTTTATGGTTCACAAACTTGTTGCTTGAAAtgcgagaaaaatattgaaacattatttattatgaagtTAAATCAACATATTGTGaacgtatttatattttaaccaaaGAAGTAAAGTAACTCTTTTATCCGTCAccattttagtaattaattccTAAATATCAATGCCTATTATCTATTTAGATTGagatatagtaaaaaataatggaaGTATTTTGTAGAGGATGTTTAATTCAGTATAACGATCCGTCTGAATTGATACAGTACTCAGAAAAGAATagaagattatttatatattgtactGGTATACAGGTgggttttgattttttttttgttttaattatttattgtttaaattgatttacttAAGGTCTTATTGTAAATGTACACGCTGAGTACTAGGTTTTCTAGTTAATTGATAGATCACTAATCACTTAtttcatcaacctgcccttatccctatggagggtcggcacagtatgtactactcctccatacatctctatcagccgtcatatcagaatttacccccttcttacgcatatcctctttcacacaatccatccatactttctttggtcttcctttacctttatagccatccacattcactAATcacttatttatgttttaaaaaatatacttgtaATTAGCCTAAGCACAAACTATATTTCAGGTTAAACTAAATGACAGTTTTACATTCCAATTATGCAAAGAATGCTACCTCAATATGCAAGTTAGttgtaaatttaagaaattatgtCATAATTCTGATaagagaataaaaaagtacttgTCTTTAAAAGATGTTGGTGAAAATATTGATTTGCCTACTTACCTCAAGACAGATGATGACTCAATAACTTTCAGGTAAagtataatagtttttttttcttataaactaattttaaaaatatgaaagctTGGATATAAGgatcaatatttgtttataaccaatttccaaaacggcttaatGGATTTTTAgcaataatgtaaaatgtctGGAAGAATGtttaggctacttattaagttttttaactaCATGCCGGCAATGTTTCTTTTTCCCAGCAAGACATAtgcattataaattactttggtagacatttaaaaaaaatgttatttttaatctgcagGCTTCCTTTGCTTGGGAATAGTACACCAagcaataataatgttaaagatGAGGACAATGGTATGTActttaataagtattataatcactgcttcttttaatttatgtattatcacaatttctatttcttaCATCTAAGACAATAtaggaaatatattaaaatataaaataattcaaattcactaaTAATGTGTTCTACGGGCAATATGGCAGAACGGACGGCCGATGGGGCCGCAAAGTACTAGAATGGCGGCTACTGACAGGTCGACTCAGCATGGACAGGCCTCCTGCGAGATgcaccgatgatctggtcaagatTGTAGGAGTATCGTGGATgtgggttgcacaggaccaatcatcgtggcgatctttgggggaggcctatgcccagcagtgggcattACGTGGCTGAGAAGAATAAGAAGAATAATGTGTAATATAATCCATAATAATCTAggatgatttatttttacagaatCAACATGTACCAGTATACAAAACTTTATCAACGACATTATGGCGTCAGAGGAGTTACCAGCCACAGAAGCTCGCATTATACGGGAAGTAATTGAGGAAGAGGCGGATGTTCTGGATGATTCTTTGGACTCACATTGGCTTCAAGATGATATATCTATTGACAACAGTTGCAAACTAGATTTCAggtaattctaaaaaaaatcttactgcTCGATCGTAATGtttgttaggtttttttttgtcaatttccAGAGTCAATTTTTATCATCTGATTTAGTTTAACCAGAATCATTTATctaattatcaattaattgaTGTTCTGTTCTATCAGTTTTAGTCCATTTGTAACACCTCAGTATACCAATGAAGATAGTCTAAAGAAATTTGAAgatgaaattacaaataaaagatcTGATGATGTtgctacatttaaaataccaGCAGACATCAGTCTAAAGGTAGAACCTAAGTTGAAAGAATATGATACGACGGaaacaaaatgtacaatagaccaaaatttagaaaatgccttgctaaatgaaaataatacgaATGTCTTTTTAGAAGATCTTCTTGTTACACCTCCATGTAAGTATTAATTCCTGCTTTGAAGCAAAATACATAGATTATAATATCCTTATCAATAGAGCTACCATCTTTCACTTTTTTTCCGCACCTCTTTATTTGTTGATTGTGCATTAACCAGCTTGCTGGTAACAAATTTTCTACTCAACCATGATTATTTTTGCCCCTTATCCATGCCATTAGTATTCCTATATTtgatagtaattataaaatcaggCTTTGTTACTTCTAGTGTTATACCTTCATTTTAGTTTAGAGATTCGTGTTTGATGAGTTAAAATAGGAAACAATAAGAATGCCTCTTTAAAACTAAGGTATATGTGATTCAATGTAGAAAGTTTCATGCAGAGATATTTAGGTAAGCACAAAAAACgccagtttaaaaaaattatatcttgcCTTAAAATAACCAccaatattatttacagtacAATCAAATATATCTGGACCACCTACTcctgtaataaataacatactaTTTGGTGAACAATTAGAAAGCGATGGTGAAAAttctttaatgaataaaataggTATGTGTATTGAAGAATTTAAACCTGTACAATCTGATAGTGATGTATTGGAAGATATCTTAGCTGAAActgttaaagattttaatatagaccaagatatagaagataatgatattgaaatgaaaacggaaatattaaaagaaagaaattcctacaaaaacaaagaaaatagaaaagatATATGCAATAGTGATGTGAAAACAAAACAGATTGAAACAAAGTGTTCATCACCAGATATAACTAATTTCTATTGCAAAATGTGTAACAAACAGTTTAAGAATCTTGCCGCATTGAAAGTACACTGcggaagaaaacataaattaaggATATCTAATAACAATTCGGATAACTCTAAATTGGGAAAACCTCGGATATGTGATTATTGTGGAAAAGTGTATCGTCGTTTGCCTTTATTTGTACAACATATTAAAAGCCATGCTGTAAGTACAACATTTTTGACATATTAGACGTGCCTTGTTTTACCTGTCGAATCTTTCTCCCTTACTTTTCTATTTATTCTTTCTATTTCAGATCCATTTCGTAATGTTCTATGTTTTCATATCGAGATTTAGATGTtaccttaaaatttttaatatttggacattttaattaaaaaaaaatcctgttGCATCTACAAACTCTTCATTTTGATTATACTTGTATAGTATACCTTATTCTagaaatatcaaataacaaGAGATGCCATAGTAATTATAACTTTCTTTTACTTGAAACATTAGAGAACTGACTTTTACACGATAATTGTCTGaatccatatttttttttaattttagggtACAGGAACGTCACGTTCatatgtatgccaaatttgtTCATTGAAATTCACTTCAGAGGCCAAACTTAATATGCACCAGAACACACACAAAAAGAAACCTTCAGCTAAAAATCATAAGGTAAActtcaaataattaatcaaaattgcTTAAGAGATGAGAGCTGGGGTTTATTATTTAGGCAGTTTTTCTAtctataaaatcttaaaaaaaagaaatattacttttaaaagtaattcagaataaagttttttacaCGTATGCCAGTACAACAAGACAGTAGTGCCCATAATTAGCGCCGGCTTACAACTGGCATAATACAAACAACCAGTGAACCAAAGCAGTCCCATGCCAGGCCAGTGCTATTGTCGTACTGCACTGGTATAATGTAAACAAGGTATTATTACAAAAGgcatataatttatgtatttcgaGTTACAATAAagctattttcatttattttatatgttttttttttttttttagaaattcgTGTGCACGATATGCGGAGCTGGGAGTTCCTCAGCGACTAATTTGAAAACGCACCTCAGACGACATTCTAAGAACTATACCTTACATTGCGAGGAGTGCGGCATGGGCTTCTACAGGAAGACAGACCTCACCACGCATTACAGGTCAGTTAAACACTCACAAAACCGGATaggaaagaaaaattatagatttagATTTGTCTGTATCCTGAAAAGTGTGCTTTTTGCTTTTATAACAGTTTATAAGACATCTTTGCAGCTCTTAACTTCTTCCGAGTTGATGCGCAGAACACAATATTGTGAGTGTTGGGACGTAGCTGGATGCCAATTTAGTTTGCTaaagtatttgaaaataatacattcttatttattactcttttatatgtttatttagaaAGTCACAAACTGTCACATAAGTTCATGAATACATGAgtgtacttttaattatttcaggcACCATACTGGTGAAAAACCTTACGCCTGCGAGCACTGTAATCGTAAATTTGCACGACGAGATGTACTCAATAGACATATGAAATGTCACACAGGTACATAGAATTATGTATAAAGATATTAACAAGatttgttagttaaaaaaaataacagactATGTATTGAGATGAAAGAATTCGCCAAAATTAAGTTGTTTATGCTCAAAGCCAGGGCACTACGAACTAACGAACGAACGAAATAACGTGAAGTAGCTAAGCTACGGAATGTTCCCAATCacaaagtcaaaattatttgatggcACATCTATGACCtcagtttacatttttttacaaaaatgccACAAGCTTGTACGTGAAGCTTCGCCATCCTTGCTCTAGGCTATACAAACTCACATACACAAAAACATTACACTCTTGAGTTAGTCGGGTAAAAAACTCCAATTCGGGTGCCAATTTTGTAAGAGAAATcttaacaactttttaaatagccataacttaaatatttcatttaaattatttccagACGAGAAACCATTTGAGTGTCCATATTGTGATATACGATATTCCAAGAAACATTATTTGATAACACATATAGAAAAATGCAAGGCTTGTCGGATGACATTGCCTCCCGAAGAAACGGACAATGAGAACAATGTCTCAGTGTATTACGCTACAGTTGTGGGCACAGATGTCGTATTAGATGAAACTGAAGAAAAAGAACTAGCATTAAGTGAGTCTACTTAATTTGAAagactattaataattttatttaatgtaaataaagattattaaattgttattgttttttatttatttctatacagTATATTCCATAGAAATAAGAAAGTATGTCTTGTTCCGTTTTGCTTTTATTAgctgacttcaaaaagaaggttatcaattcgactgtatttttttt
This window encodes:
- the LOC106719811 gene encoding zinc finger protein 37 homolog; the protein is MEVFCRGCLIQYNDPSELIQYSEKNRRLFIYCTGIQVKLNDSFTFQLCKECYLNMQVSCKFKKLCHNSDKRIKKYLSLKDVGENIDLPTYLKTDDDSITFRLPLLGNSTPSNNNVKDEDNESTCTSIQNFINDIMASEELPATEARIIREVIEEEADVLDDSLDSHWLQDDISIDNSCKLDFSFSPFVTPQYTNEDSLKKFEDEITNKRSDDVATFKIPADISLKVEPKLKEYDTTETKCTIDQNLENALLNENNTNVFLEDLLVTPPLQSNISGPPTPVINNILFGEQLESDGENSLMNKIGMCIEEFKPVQSDSDVLEDILAETVKDFNIDQDIEDNDIEMKTEILKERNSYKNKENRKDICNSDVKTKQIETKCSSPDITNFYCKMCNKQFKNLAALKVHCGRKHKLRISNNNSDNSKLGKPRICDYCGKVYRRLPLFVQHIKSHAGTGTSRSYVCQICSLKFTSEAKLNMHQNTHKKKPSAKNHKKFVCTICGAGSSSATNLKTHLRRHSKNYTLHCEECGMGFYRKTDLTTHYRHHTGEKPYACEHCNRKFARRDVLNRHMKCHTDEKPFECPYCDIRYSKKHYLITHIEKCKACRMTLPPEETDNENNVSVYYATVVGTDVVLDETEEKELALSEST